AGGCAGACATCGCATTGACGCATCTTCGCGACTCGTCGAACGCGATCAATCCATTGGTCGCCAAAGCGTTTGCGACGACGCCAGCAACACGGACGGAGATGATCGCGCGATACGCAGAACTCTTTCATAAGATTAGCCGCAAGTGGGACGAACAATTGGCGGCTGCAGCAACGCAAGGAAATCCTCCACCGAAAGCAATGGACGATAGCGCGGAAGAAGAGTTACGGAAGGTGCTCTATGCCGCCGGGTCTCCTTGCGTGATTCCTGATCTCGACTTTATCAACATCGAGTTTGACTTCGATACCAACTCCTGCGTTGAGATGTGGAAACTGCAATCGGCGTACGATCAGTGGATCCTCGCCAATGCCGAAACGATTCCGCATGCGGTCCAACTGGTCGATAAACCGACAATCGCAACACCGCGAGTTTTACGTCGCGGAAACGCCAACAATCCCGGCGACGAAGTGCCGATGCGGTTTCTCAAAATACTTTCGCGCGAAGATCGACGCCCGTTTGAACAAGGAAGCGGGCGACTTGAACTGGCCGAAGCGATCGCCGCGGCCGATAACCCGCTGACCGCGCGGGTCTGGGTCAATCGGGTCTGGATGCATCACTTTGACCACGGAATCGTCCGCACGCCCAGTGACTTCGGAACGCGAGCTGACCCACCGACGCATCCCGACCTGCTCGATTGGCTGGCGCGCAACTTCATCGATGGGGGCTGGTCCACCAAGGACCTGCACCGCCAGATCATGCTATCGGCCGCCTATCAACAAAAATCGACGGGACCGGCGAGCCCCGCAGCGTATGCGCAAGCGAGTCAGCAGGATCCCGAGAATCGCTTGCTCTGGCGGATGAACCGACGACGCCTAACCTTTGAGCAGTTTCGTGACGCGAGTCTTAAGGTTGCAAAAGATTTGAATCGCCGCCCTGGAGGAAAAGGAGATCCCTTGTTCGCCGTGTCGAAAGATGGGGCGCGACGAACGATTTACAGCCTGATCGAACGAGAATCGTTGCCCACGATCCTGCAAACTTTTGATTTTGCGAATCCCGATCTGCACACGCCGCAGCGATCGGAAACGACGGTTCCGCAACAAGCTTTGTTTGGGCTGAACCATTCATTTCAGGCAGATCGCGCGCGTTCGCTCGCCGCGCTGATCCGTGAGCAATCTGCCAAGACTACTGCAGAATCGGTTGACTCTTTGTTTCGTCAAATATTACAGCGGTCTCCCAGTCCATCCGAACAAACCGCCGCACTTCAGTTTGTACAAGCGGCGAATCATCAGGAAGCTGACGATACTCTCGCTACGGCGGAAGCCTGGAAGTATGGGTACGGCGAAATCGAGCCGGTGACCGGGATGCTGTTGAACTTCACTCCCCTTCCCTACTTTACCGGCGACGCTTGGCAAGGAGCGACGTCATGGCCCGATACCCAACATGGCTGGGCTCAGATCACAGCCGACGGCGGTCATCCCGGCAACGACTTACGACATGCAATCGTTCGCCGCTGGACGGCGCCAGCAGACGGAACCTACGCCGTCAAATCAACGGTAAAGCATGAAGAGCCGATCGCCGATGGAATTCGCTGCTGGATCCTGACCAGCAGCGGCAAAGTCCTTCGCAAAGAACTTGTCCACAATACGACGCGGACGATGGACGTCCCCAGTGTCGAGTTGAAGCAAGGGGAATCGATCGACTTTGTCGTCGACATCCTTGAAGTGCTAAATAGTGACCAACACCTTTGGGCGCCGCAGATCAATATGCTCTCGCAAAACGGCGTCGCGTCCAGCGACTTGCCGCTTCCCCGGTGGAACGCTCAGCACGACTTTACCGGCCAGCGCAACCGTCAACTCGACGCATGGGAGCAGTTGGCCCAGGTCCTCCTTCTCTCCAACGAATTCCTGTTTGTGGATTAGCAATCATGCCTTCAAACCATACAGATTCGCTCAATCGCCGTGAGATGTTGCAGCGATCTGGAATCGGGCTGGGGATGCTCGGGCTATCGTCGCTTGTTCAAAGTCCCGCCGATGCACTCGCTAGTCCCGCAGCAGCCAAATCGCCCCTGGCCGTGAAAAACCCTCACTTTCCAGGCAGGGTCAAGCGTGTGGTCCACTTCTTTCTCAACGGCGGTCCGTCGCATGTCGATACGTTCGATCGGAAGCCGATGCTGCAGAAATACGCGGGACAAACGCCGCCGATGTCGCTCGCCACTGAGCGGAAGACCGGGGCTTGCATGCCGTCGCCGTTTAAGTTTCAAAGATATGGCGAAAGCGGGATCGAAGTAAGCGAGCTGTTCGCCAAGACGGCCGAACATATTGACGACATCGCGGTGATTCGATCGATGTACGCCCAGGTTCCTAACCATGAGCCTTCGCTGATGTTAATGAACTGCGGCGACTCGGTCCTGCCGCGGCCCAGCGTCGGCTCGTGGACACTGTATGGCCTGGGAACCGAAAACCAAAACCTGCCGGGCTTCATTGCGATGTGTCCCAATGGCCAGCCGGTTAGCGGCGCCGCTAATTGGCAATCGGGATTTTTGCCTGGCAGCCTGCAGGGAACCTACATTGACTCGAAACACGAACAACTTGACAAGTTGATCGAGAACATCCGAAGTCGACACGCAACGATTGAGATGCAAAGTCGCCAGTTGGAACTGCTAAATCAACTCAACAACGAACATCGCAGCCAGCGGCATGATCCTCGCCTGGAATCTCGGATCCATTCGTTTGAGTTGGCCTTCCGCATGCAGATGGAAGCGGCCGACGCATTCGATATCAATCAAGAAACGCAAGAAACTCGCCAGCTCTATGGCGAATCGGTTCACGGTCGACAAACGCTGATCGCGCGGCGTCTGCTAGAGCACGGCGTACGTTACGTCCAACTTTGGCACGATGCTGGAAACGCGTGGGACCATCACGCCAACCTAGAGCCGAGCCACCGCAAACTTTCGCAGCAGATCGACCAACCGATCGCAGCGCTAATGACTGACCTAAAACGCCGCGGCATGTTTGAAGATACGCTGATCATCTGGGGAGGCGAGTTCGGCCGCACGCCGACCGTAGAACTCAACGGCAGCGGCGCAACAACGTTAGGACGCGACCACAATCATTACGGTTTTACCGTCTGGATGGCTGGCGGCGGCGTTCGCGGTGGAACTGCCTATGGCGCAACCGACGACTTTGGCTTCAAAGCGGTAGAACGCCCGACCAGCGTGCATGACCTACACGCCACCATTTTGCACCTTCTGGGATTCGATCATACGCGATTAACCTATCGCTATGCTGGTCGCGACTTCCGTCTGACCGACGTGCATGGTCATGTGTTGAACGACATCCTCTCCTAGTTCCACGGAAAGTAACGACGCAGTTATGTCAGAACCAATCGTCTCACGACAAATCGTTCGCCCTGGAGATCTCGATCTCGATTCGCCGGGACGACGCGACTATTGGGTCGCGCTCGAACATGACAGCATCTGGGGAGACCACTTGATTCCGCTCACCGTATGGGTCGGCAAGAAAGCCGCCGCCGATCGCGGGTTGGTCGCCTTTGGCGCCAATCATGGCAACGAGTATGAAGGGCCTGTCGCGCTGAAAAAGCTGATGAGTGAGATCGAAACGGAAAACGTCGTCGGTCGCATCATCCTGATCCCGGTGCTGAATCCGTCAGCATTTCGAGCCGGCACGCGTGAGAGTTCGCTCGATGACCGCGTCAACCTCAATCGCGCGTTTGTCGACGGAGCGGGAACGACGCCAGCTCTTTCTGGAATCACGCATCGTATCGTCGCGTTCGTGCGTCAGCACATTTGGCCACGAGTGCACGTCGTGATCGATTTGCACAGCGGCGGCGATGTCGCAAGATTTTCTCTCTGCTCCAGTTTTCACCCCGTCGACGATCCTGTTCAGTCGAAAGCGATCGAGGAGACAGCTCGCTGGTTTGGGGTTCCTAGTCTGATGGTTTATCAGAATGCGACGCCGGGATTATTGCCGAGCGAAGCGGAACGTCTCGGCAAGATCACCATCGGCACCGAGCTTGGTTGGGGACGCGCGGTAAATCTGGAAGGGGTTCGCTACGCTCGCCATGGCGTTTTGGCGGCGGCGATCCATCACGAACAACTGCTGGGCCAGATCGAACCCATTGGTCACCACCGGGCCGGCACGCAAATGAAGCTAACAACGGTCGATCGCGACTGCTATAGCGTAGCGCCGTTTGACGGTCACTTTGAGCCGTTGATCGATTGCGGCACGGCGGTAAAGCGTGGAGACGTGGTTGGATTGCTGCATGATTTTGATCATATCGACATGCCCCCGTGGCAAGTTCGCGCCCAAATTGACGGCGTCGTCTTGGCGCAAGCCTGGGCCGCAGCCGTCCCCCGCGGTCAGCACATTGTTGTCGTAGGACGCATAACGCCGTA
The nucleotide sequence above comes from Blastopirellula sp. J2-11. Encoded proteins:
- a CDS encoding PSD1 and planctomycete cytochrome C domain-containing protein, whose translation is MPRIVSNPSCALMLPVLVWIVAAAIVAYPTGLAAETPNGSQNQANDHFESKIRPLLVENCYECHGPKTQWGGLRFDARQFAIAGGDSGAAIVPGKSAESLLVERISSSDELEKMPPQSSGKNLSQAQIDLLRQWIDSGAAWPESDHPQLDESAKRDHWAFQPISSPSPPEVKNATWPQNNIDRFILHKLEATALAPSPPTDRRTFIRRATFDLTGLPPSPEEVEAFVADQRPDAYERLIDRLLNSPAYGEQWARHWLDVARYSDTKGYVYGREERFFVHSVHYRDWVIQAFNSDMPYDQFVRLQLAADQVAPDDPQAAAAMGFVTLGRRFLGVEPDIIDDRIDVVTRGLLGLTVGCARCHDHKFDPIPTADYYSLYGIFQNSAEKTVPIFDQSANEKVQAELKNRKTKLHTGLQATRLEFANLTRSRVGDYLQAQFELEKYPQQAFSQILSKKDLLPTTVWGWQRYLRNAEKTQHPVFVIWTALAKLPDENFLDQADIALTHLRDSSNAINPLVAKAFATTPATRTEMIARYAELFHKISRKWDEQLAAAATQGNPPPKAMDDSAEEELRKVLYAAGSPCVIPDLDFINIEFDFDTNSCVEMWKLQSAYDQWILANAETIPHAVQLVDKPTIATPRVLRRGNANNPGDEVPMRFLKILSREDRRPFEQGSGRLELAEAIAAADNPLTARVWVNRVWMHHFDHGIVRTPSDFGTRADPPTHPDLLDWLARNFIDGGWSTKDLHRQIMLSAAYQQKSTGPASPAAYAQASQQDPENRLLWRMNRRRLTFEQFRDASLKVAKDLNRRPGGKGDPLFAVSKDGARRTIYSLIERESLPTILQTFDFANPDLHTPQRSETTVPQQALFGLNHSFQADRARSLAALIREQSAKTTAESVDSLFRQILQRSPSPSEQTAALQFVQAANHQEADDTLATAEAWKYGYGEIEPVTGMLLNFTPLPYFTGDAWQGATSWPDTQHGWAQITADGGHPGNDLRHAIVRRWTAPADGTYAVKSTVKHEEPIADGIRCWILTSSGKVLRKELVHNTTRTMDVPSVELKQGESIDFVVDILEVLNSDQHLWAPQINMLSQNGVASSDLPLPRWNAQHDFTGQRNRQLDAWEQLAQVLLLSNEFLFVD
- a CDS encoding DUF1501 domain-containing protein, producing MPSNHTDSLNRREMLQRSGIGLGMLGLSSLVQSPADALASPAAAKSPLAVKNPHFPGRVKRVVHFFLNGGPSHVDTFDRKPMLQKYAGQTPPMSLATERKTGACMPSPFKFQRYGESGIEVSELFAKTAEHIDDIAVIRSMYAQVPNHEPSLMLMNCGDSVLPRPSVGSWTLYGLGTENQNLPGFIAMCPNGQPVSGAANWQSGFLPGSLQGTYIDSKHEQLDKLIENIRSRHATIEMQSRQLELLNQLNNEHRSQRHDPRLESRIHSFELAFRMQMEAADAFDINQETQETRQLYGESVHGRQTLIARRLLEHGVRYVQLWHDAGNAWDHHANLEPSHRKLSQQIDQPIAALMTDLKRRGMFEDTLIIWGGEFGRTPTVELNGSGATTLGRDHNHYGFTVWMAGGGVRGGTAYGATDDFGFKAVERPTSVHDLHATILHLLGFDHTRLTYRYAGRDFRLTDVHGHVLNDILS
- a CDS encoding succinylglutamate desuccinylase/aspartoacylase family protein, translating into MSEPIVSRQIVRPGDLDLDSPGRRDYWVALEHDSIWGDHLIPLTVWVGKKAAADRGLVAFGANHGNEYEGPVALKKLMSEIETENVVGRIILIPVLNPSAFRAGTRESSLDDRVNLNRAFVDGAGTTPALSGITHRIVAFVRQHIWPRVHVVIDLHSGGDVARFSLCSSFHPVDDPVQSKAIEETARWFGVPSLMVYQNATPGLLPSEAERLGKITIGTELGWGRAVNLEGVRYARHGVLAAAIHHEQLLGQIEPIGHHRAGTQMKLTTVDRDCYSVAPFDGHFEPLIDCGTAVKRGDVVGLLHDFDHIDMPPWQVRAQIDGVVLAQAWAAAVPRGQHIVVVGRITP